Proteins from a genomic interval of Lysobacter arenosi:
- a CDS encoding SURF1 family protein: MSRRRNLVVGWVLAALVIAGFVRLGLWQTHRAVEKEAMLAAAAQVLERRDPQSLAVADDIKRAHAYDWALGRGEFDKRDVLLLDNQQRHGQAGVRAYRIFLPEHGGPLLVDLGWLPLPGDRKLPAVPRPEGTLELRGLLAPPPSTGLALGPALGRDHAAWLMTRVDLGAMEKATGLSVPLAPRVLRLDPAMKIGYERDLELLPNTLPPEKHRGYAVQWFALALAVLATALILTFRKRRQA; this comes from the coding sequence GTGAGCAGGCGCCGCAACCTCGTCGTCGGCTGGGTCCTGGCCGCGCTCGTCATCGCCGGGTTCGTGCGCCTGGGCCTGTGGCAGACGCACCGCGCCGTCGAGAAGGAAGCGATGCTCGCCGCTGCCGCGCAGGTGCTCGAACGGCGCGATCCGCAGTCGCTGGCCGTCGCCGACGACATCAAACGCGCCCATGCCTACGACTGGGCGCTGGGCCGCGGCGAGTTCGACAAGCGTGACGTGCTGCTGCTGGACAACCAGCAGCGCCACGGCCAGGCCGGCGTGCGCGCCTACCGGATCTTCCTGCCCGAACACGGCGGCCCGTTGCTGGTCGACCTTGGCTGGCTGCCGTTGCCCGGCGATCGGAAGCTGCCGGCGGTGCCGCGACCGGAGGGCACGCTCGAGCTGCGCGGTCTGCTGGCGCCGCCGCCGTCGACCGGACTGGCGCTGGGACCGGCGCTGGGCCGCGACCACGCGGCGTGGCTGATGACGCGCGTCGACCTGGGCGCGATGGAGAAGGCCACCGGCCTGTCGGTGCCGCTGGCGCCGCGCGTGCTGCGCCTGGATCCGGCGATGAAGATCGGCTACGAGCGCGACCTGGAGTTGCTGCCCAACACCCTGCCACCGGAGAAACACCGCGGCTATGCCGTGCAGTGGTTCGCACTGGCCCTGGCGGTGCTCGCCACCGCATTGATCCTGACTTTCCGAAAGCGCCGCCAGGCCTGA
- a CDS encoding cytochrome c oxidase subunit 3, which produces MAQAHSPDASHYYVPHHSRWPFLGSIALFITMIGIAAWFSELGTWGKPAFFFGLALIIGVLFGWFSDVVRESVRGNYNKQVDTSFRMGMIWFIFSEVMFFGAFFGALFYARQLAMPWLGGVGDGVMTNALLWPEFSAAWPSNGPGAIGGVYQTIPAWGLPLLNTLILLTSGMTVTIAHHALKAGHRKQLLVFLGLTVLLGALFLFFQAEEYIHAYKELNLTLGSGIYGSTFFMLTGFHGAHVTLGTIMLAVIWFRCLKGHFTKDQHFAFEAVAWYWHFVDVVWLGLFLFVYVL; this is translated from the coding sequence ATGGCCCAAGCCCATTCGCCAGACGCCAGCCACTATTACGTGCCGCACCACAGCCGCTGGCCGTTCCTCGGTTCGATCGCGCTGTTCATCACCATGATCGGCATCGCCGCCTGGTTCTCGGAACTGGGCACCTGGGGCAAGCCGGCGTTCTTCTTCGGCCTGGCGCTGATCATCGGCGTGCTGTTCGGCTGGTTCAGCGACGTCGTGCGCGAGTCGGTGCGCGGCAACTACAACAAGCAGGTCGACACCTCGTTCCGCATGGGGATGATCTGGTTCATCTTCTCGGAAGTGATGTTCTTCGGCGCCTTCTTCGGCGCGCTGTTCTACGCCCGCCAGCTGGCAATGCCGTGGCTGGGTGGCGTCGGCGACGGCGTGATGACCAATGCGCTGCTGTGGCCGGAATTCAGCGCCGCATGGCCGAGCAACGGCCCGGGCGCGATCGGTGGCGTCTACCAGACCATCCCGGCCTGGGGCCTGCCGCTGCTCAACACCCTGATCCTGCTGACCTCGGGCATGACCGTCACCATCGCGCACCACGCGCTGAAGGCCGGCCACCGCAAGCAGCTGCTGGTGTTCCTGGGCCTGACGGTCCTGCTCGGCGCACTGTTCCTGTTCTTCCAGGCCGAGGAGTACATCCACGCCTACAAGGAACTGAACCTGACGCTGGGCTCGGGCATCTACGGTTCGACCTTCTTCATGCTCACCGGCTTCCACGGCGCGCACGTCACGCTCGGCACGATCATGCTGGCGGTGATCTGGTTCCGTTGCCTGAAGGGCCACTTCACCAAGGACCAGCACTTCGCCTTCGAGGCAGTGGCCTGGTACTGGCACTTCGTCGACGTGGTCTGGCTCGGCCTGTTCCTGTTCGTCTACGTGCTGTAA
- a CDS encoding metal-dependent hydrolase family protein: MLKQRDRLTLSLSSLFVALAFAGTAPAQPVTPGQPAEGKGEVVVTAQRLFDARSGRYVDSPQVLIRDGRIVSVGHAGDAAPAGARRVDLPGMTLLPGLIDMHVHLDSDPSYGGYTGLQFGDRFWSMLMVPHAQRTLMSGFTTVRNVGADAWNDVGLRQAIDEGKIVGPRVVTAAYSFGATGGHCDSTFFPPSMHQQSEFSADSPEEARKRVRELRKYGAQVIKICATGGVFSRNTEPGQQQMSFEDMKAVADEAHLWGIKVAAHAHGAGGIKDAIRAGVDTIEHASLIDDEGIRLARERGAWLSMDIYNTDYTQSEGKKNGVLEDNLRKDREVADIQRENFRKANKAGVKMIFGTDAGIYPHGNNGKQFAVMVRYGMTPAQAIQAATVNAAQALGREDVGVVEANRWADLIAVSGDPTQDVTLLESVPFVMKGGVVVKGATAL, encoded by the coding sequence ATGCTGAAGCAGCGAGATCGCCTGACCCTGTCGTTGTCCTCGCTGTTTGTTGCATTGGCCTTCGCCGGCACCGCGCCGGCCCAACCCGTCACCCCCGGCCAGCCCGCCGAAGGCAAGGGCGAGGTGGTGGTGACGGCGCAGCGCCTGTTCGATGCGCGCAGCGGCCGTTATGTCGACAGCCCGCAGGTGCTGATCCGCGACGGCCGCATCGTCTCGGTCGGCCACGCCGGCGATGCCGCGCCGGCCGGCGCCCGCCGCGTCGACCTGCCCGGCATGACGCTGCTGCCGGGCCTGATCGACATGCACGTGCACCTCGACAGCGACCCGAGCTACGGCGGTTACACCGGCCTGCAGTTCGGCGACCGCTTCTGGTCGATGCTGATGGTGCCGCACGCACAACGCACGCTGATGTCCGGCTTCACGACCGTGCGCAATGTCGGCGCCGATGCCTGGAACGACGTCGGCCTGCGCCAGGCCATCGACGAGGGCAAGATCGTCGGCCCGCGCGTGGTCACCGCCGCCTACTCGTTCGGCGCCACCGGCGGCCACTGCGACTCGACCTTCTTCCCGCCGTCGATGCACCAGCAGAGCGAGTTCAGCGCCGACAGTCCGGAAGAAGCGCGCAAGCGCGTGCGCGAGCTGCGCAAGTACGGCGCCCAGGTCATCAAGATCTGCGCCACCGGCGGCGTGTTCTCGCGCAACACCGAGCCGGGCCAGCAGCAGATGAGCTTCGAGGACATGAAGGCCGTGGCCGACGAGGCGCACCTGTGGGGCATCAAGGTCGCCGCGCACGCGCACGGCGCCGGTGGCATCAAGGATGCGATCCGCGCCGGTGTCGACACCATCGAGCACGCCAGCCTGATCGACGACGAAGGCATCCGCCTCGCCCGCGAGCGCGGCGCCTGGCTGTCGATGGACATCTACAACACCGACTACACCCAGTCCGAAGGCAAGAAGAACGGCGTGCTGGAAGACAACCTGCGCAAGGACCGCGAGGTCGCCGACATCCAGCGCGAGAACTTCCGCAAGGCCAACAAGGCCGGCGTGAAGATGATCTTCGGCACCGACGCGGGCATCTATCCGCACGGCAACAACGGCAAGCAGTTCGCGGTGATGGTCCGCTACGGCATGACGCCGGCGCAGGCGATCCAGGCGGCCACCGTCAACGCCGCGCAGGCGCTGGGTCGCGAGGACGTGGGCGTCGTCGAGGCCAATCGCTGGGCCGACCTGATCGCCGTCAGCGGTGACCCGACCCAGGACGTGACGTTGCTGGAGTCGGTGCCGTTCGTGATGAAGGGCGGCGTGGTGGTGAAGGGCGCCACCGCGCTGTAA
- a CDS encoding twin transmembrane helix small protein yields MNDSLKTLVIIAFLIVILWNLGAGLYYMLVDKGESKRTVNALTRRIALSIALILLVVLANYMGWIKFHGGP; encoded by the coding sequence ATGAACGATTCACTCAAGACCCTGGTGATCATCGCCTTCCTGATCGTCATTCTCTGGAACCTGGGCGCCGGTCTCTACTACATGCTCGTGGACAAAGGCGAGAGCAAGCGCACCGTCAATGCGCTGACCCGCCGCATCGCGCTGTCCATCGCGCTGATACTGCTGGTGGTGCTGGCCAACTACATGGGTTGGATCAAGTTCCACGGCGGTCCCTGA
- the cyoE gene encoding heme o synthase has protein sequence MPHGTAKQYWDLTKPRVVALIVFTALVGMFLAVPGLPPLKESVLGFLGIWLAASSAAAINQLLDSRIDAKMARTSWRPIVAGQITPAQALVFALILAALSMAILVIWVNTITALLTFASLIGYAVVYTVFLKRATPQNIVIGGIAGAAPPLLGWAAITGMRGEWDWPHALLLVLIIFVWTPPHFWALAIFRRADYARAMVPMLPVTHGVQYTRWQILFYTVLLVAVTVLPWVAGMSGLFYLGGALVLGAVFLGYAWKLMNPPDEMYAMKVFNYSIVYLMALFAFLLLDHWLLPFLQPAAVMELQPVR, from the coding sequence ATGCCGCATGGCACCGCCAAGCAGTACTGGGACCTGACCAAGCCGCGCGTGGTTGCGCTGATCGTGTTCACCGCGCTGGTGGGCATGTTCCTGGCCGTGCCGGGCCTGCCGCCGCTGAAGGAATCGGTGCTGGGCTTCCTCGGCATCTGGCTGGCCGCATCGAGCGCTGCCGCCATCAACCAGCTGCTGGACTCGCGCATCGACGCCAAGATGGCGCGCACCTCGTGGCGCCCGATCGTCGCCGGGCAGATCACGCCGGCGCAGGCGCTGGTGTTCGCGCTGATCCTGGCGGCGCTGTCGATGGCCATCCTGGTGATCTGGGTCAACACGATCACCGCGCTGCTGACGTTCGCTTCGCTGATCGGCTATGCGGTCGTCTACACCGTGTTCCTCAAGCGCGCCACGCCGCAGAACATCGTCATCGGCGGCATCGCCGGCGCGGCGCCGCCGCTGCTGGGCTGGGCGGCGATCACCGGCATGCGCGGCGAGTGGGACTGGCCGCACGCGCTGCTGCTGGTGCTGATCATCTTCGTCTGGACGCCGCCGCACTTCTGGGCGCTGGCGATCTTCCGCCGTGCCGACTACGCGCGCGCCATGGTGCCGATGCTGCCGGTCACGCACGGCGTGCAGTACACGCGCTGGCAGATCCTGTTCTACACCGTGCTGCTGGTCGCCGTGACCGTGCTGCCGTGGGTGGCCGGCATGAGCGGCCTGTTCTACCTCGGCGGCGCACTGGTGCTGGGCGCGGTCTTCCTGGGCTATGCCTGGAAGCTGATGAACCCGCCCGACGAGATGTATGCGATGAAGGTCTTCAATTACTCCATCGTCTACCTGATGGCACTGTTCGCGTTCCTGCTGCTCGACCACTGGCTGCTGCCGTTCCTGCAGCCGGCGGCGGTGATGGAACTGCAACCGGTACGCTGA
- a CDS encoding COX15/CtaA family protein — protein sequence MNQAVDSKPADSRAPRAVQYRPATYRHFHRIAWLAVALALGVIVFGAFVRLSNAGLSCPDWPTCYGRAAWPTVAHEIVDHAATAIRPVEVHKAWREQFHRMIAGALGVLTLTLALLAARKRRYGIAQVLAAAALVAIGIPMYMHGEHVAASVLAIAGEAILLFAALRWSNLDLARVAAITLAVIIFQALLGMWTVTWLLKPIVVMGHLLGGLLTFSLLLWMAWRATDLPIRLAEAVTVRRLVIAGIVLLGVQIALGGWTSANYAALACGNDFPRCVGQWMPAHDFREAFVLWRGIGVDYEGGILDGEARIAIQLAHRGMALVVFAYLMWLAFKLVRTPGMRGWATLLGLLVLAQVGLGIANVKLGLPLTVAVLHNAGAVLLLFVLVSLLARLRTPEP from the coding sequence ATGAACCAAGCCGTGGACTCCAAGCCAGCCGACAGCCGCGCCCCGCGCGCGGTGCAGTACAGGCCGGCGACCTATCGTCACTTCCATCGAATCGCCTGGCTGGCCGTCGCGCTGGCGCTGGGCGTGATCGTGTTCGGCGCGTTCGTGCGCCTGTCCAACGCCGGCCTGAGCTGCCCGGACTGGCCGACCTGCTACGGCCGTGCCGCCTGGCCGACCGTCGCCCACGAGATCGTCGACCACGCCGCCACCGCCATCCGCCCGGTCGAAGTGCACAAGGCCTGGCGCGAGCAGTTCCACCGCATGATCGCCGGCGCGCTGGGCGTGCTGACGCTGACGCTGGCGCTGCTGGCCGCGCGCAAGCGCCGCTACGGCATCGCCCAGGTGCTGGCCGCCGCCGCGCTGGTCGCGATCGGCATCCCGATGTACATGCACGGCGAACACGTCGCCGCCTCGGTCCTGGCGATCGCCGGCGAGGCGATCCTGCTGTTTGCCGCGTTGCGCTGGAGCAACCTCGACCTGGCCCGCGTCGCCGCGATCACCCTGGCGGTGATCATCTTCCAGGCGCTGCTGGGCATGTGGACGGTGACCTGGCTGCTCAAGCCCATCGTGGTGATGGGCCACCTGCTCGGCGGCCTGCTGACGTTCTCGCTGCTGCTGTGGATGGCCTGGCGCGCCACCGACCTGCCGATCCGCCTGGCCGAAGCGGTGACGGTGCGCCGGCTGGTGATCGCCGGCATCGTGCTGCTCGGCGTGCAGATCGCGCTCGGTGGCTGGACCAGCGCCAACTACGCCGCGCTCGCCTGCGGCAACGACTTCCCGCGCTGCGTCGGCCAGTGGATGCCGGCGCATGATTTCCGCGAAGCCTTCGTGCTGTGGCGCGGCATCGGCGTCGATTACGAGGGCGGCATCCTCGACGGCGAGGCGCGCATCGCCATCCAGCTCGCGCATCGCGGCATGGCACTGGTGGTGTTCGCCTACCTGATGTGGCTGGCGTTCAAGCTGGTGCGCACGCCGGGCATGCGCGGCTGGGCGACGCTGCTGGGCCTGCTGGTGCTGGCGCAGGTCGGCCTGGGCATCGCCAACGTCAAGCTCGGCCTGCCGCTGACCGTGGCCGTGCTGCACAACGCCGGTGCGGTGTTGCTGCTGTTCGTGCTGGTCTCGCTGCTCGCGCGCCTGCGCACTCCGGAGCCGTGA
- a CDS encoding cytochrome c oxidase assembly protein — protein MSDDVQQKKNSAGLAKMVVVAIFAFGLTFALVPLYRIACEKVFGIRLERTAAEGVADAKAPAAKRVITVQFDGGVNSKLPWDFTPNQVTMQVVPGEQYETTYHARNTAQRTIVGSAVPSVAPARASGYFSKTECFCFTAQTLQAGEVREMPVRFIVDPNLPADVKTITLSYTFFKNDTLTAQAQGTAKAATTPASAP, from the coding sequence ATGAGCGACGACGTGCAGCAGAAGAAGAACAGCGCCGGCCTCGCCAAGATGGTGGTCGTGGCGATCTTCGCCTTCGGCCTGACCTTCGCGCTGGTGCCGCTGTACCGCATCGCCTGCGAGAAGGTCTTCGGCATCCGCCTGGAGCGCACCGCCGCCGAAGGCGTCGCCGACGCCAAGGCGCCGGCGGCCAAGCGCGTGATCACCGTGCAGTTCGACGGTGGCGTCAACTCCAAGCTGCCGTGGGACTTCACCCCCAACCAGGTCACGATGCAGGTCGTGCCCGGCGAGCAGTACGAGACGACCTACCACGCCCGCAACACCGCGCAGCGCACCATCGTGGGCAGCGCGGTGCCCTCGGTCGCGCCGGCGCGCGCCTCGGGCTACTTCAGCAAGACCGAATGCTTCTGCTTCACCGCCCAGACGCTCCAGGCCGGTGAAGTGCGCGAGATGCCGGTGCGCTTCATCGTCGATCCGAACCTGCCGGCCGACGTGAAGACGATCACCCTCTCGTACACCTTCTTCAAGAACGACACGCTCACCGCACAGGCGCAAGGCACGGCGAAGGCCGCGACCACGCCGGCGTCGGCACCGTGA